Proteins from a genomic interval of Mycolicibacterium grossiae:
- a CDS encoding LppP/LprE family lipoprotein translates to MAWLPCVFAALGLTLVLAGCGSGDSTVSKTPEGTVPAASPAPSAPPAPEPTIAPGPTTTPPPADPCAVNLAAPEIARAVSDLPRDPRSNQPWSPEPIAGNYSECAPLSAVIIKANTNATNPNTRAVLFHLGKFIPTGVPDTYGFNGIDATATTGDTVALQYAAEGSALKSVVRFRWNGNGVELIGNTG, encoded by the coding sequence ATCGCGTGGCTGCCGTGCGTCTTCGCGGCACTCGGACTGACCCTGGTGCTCGCCGGCTGTGGATCGGGCGACTCGACCGTGTCGAAGACGCCGGAGGGCACCGTCCCGGCCGCCTCCCCCGCGCCGAGCGCCCCGCCGGCGCCCGAGCCGACGATCGCTCCCGGCCCCACGACGACGCCACCGCCCGCCGACCCGTGCGCGGTGAACCTCGCCGCGCCGGAGATCGCCAGGGCCGTCTCCGACCTGCCGCGCGACCCCCGCAGCAACCAGCCGTGGAGCCCGGAGCCGATCGCCGGCAACTACAGCGAGTGCGCGCCGCTGTCGGCGGTGATCATCAAGGCCAACACCAACGCCACCAACCCGAACACCCGGGCCGTGCTGTTCCATCTCGGCAAGTTCATCCCCACCGGGGTCCCGGACACCTACGGCTTCAACGGCATCGACGCGACCGCCACCACCGGCGACACCGTCGCGCTGCAGTACGCGGCCGAGGGCAGCGCGCTCAAGAGCGTCGTGCGGTTCCGGTGGAACGGCAACGGCGTCGAGTTGATCGGCAACACCGGCTGA
- a CDS encoding cytochrome P450 → MTADVSHEVPVRFALATAETWPDPWPMYRALRDHDPVHHVVPADRPDHDYYVLSRHADIWAAARDHGTFSSAEGLTVNYGELDLIGLADNPPMVMQDPPAHTAFRKLVSRGFTPRQVESVEPRVRAFVVERLERLRAAGGGDVVTELFKPLPSMVVAHYLGVPEADRDRFDGWTDAIVAANTTEGGIGGALDTLGEGLGEMMAYFTALVEKRRTDPQDDTVSHLVAAGIGVDGDLAGLLSILAFTFTMVTGGNDTTTGMLGGAVQLLHQRPDQRALLAGDPALIGDAVEELLRLTSPVQMLGRTATRDVTIGDVDVPAGRRVMLLYGSGNRDERQFGSDAGELDVTRRPRNILTFSHGAHHCLGAAAARMQSRVALIELLARIPDFTVDEDAIVWSGGSYVRRPLSVPITVR, encoded by the coding sequence ATGACGGCAGATGTGTCTCACGAGGTGCCGGTGCGGTTCGCCCTCGCGACGGCCGAAACCTGGCCCGACCCCTGGCCGATGTACCGGGCGCTGCGCGATCACGACCCGGTGCACCACGTCGTCCCCGCCGACCGGCCGGACCACGACTACTACGTCCTGTCCCGCCACGCCGACATCTGGGCGGCCGCGCGCGACCACGGAACGTTCTCGTCGGCCGAGGGACTGACGGTGAACTACGGCGAACTCGACCTGATCGGGCTCGCCGACAACCCGCCGATGGTGATGCAGGACCCGCCGGCGCACACCGCCTTCCGCAAGCTGGTGTCGCGCGGGTTCACGCCGCGCCAGGTCGAGTCCGTCGAACCCCGGGTCCGCGCGTTCGTCGTCGAGCGCCTCGAGCGGCTGCGCGCCGCGGGCGGCGGCGACGTCGTGACCGAGCTGTTCAAACCGCTGCCGTCGATGGTCGTCGCGCACTACCTCGGCGTGCCGGAGGCCGACCGGGACCGCTTCGACGGGTGGACCGACGCGATCGTCGCGGCGAACACGACCGAGGGCGGGATCGGCGGGGCGCTCGACACGCTCGGCGAGGGTCTCGGCGAGATGATGGCGTACTTCACCGCGCTGGTGGAGAAGCGCCGCACCGACCCGCAGGACGACACGGTTTCCCATCTCGTCGCCGCCGGGATCGGCGTCGACGGCGACCTCGCCGGGCTGCTGTCGATCCTCGCGTTCACGTTCACCATGGTCACCGGCGGCAACGACACCACGACCGGGATGCTCGGCGGTGCGGTGCAACTGCTGCACCAGCGACCCGATCAGCGGGCGCTGCTGGCCGGCGACCCCGCGTTGATCGGCGACGCCGTGGAGGAACTGCTGCGGCTGACCTCGCCGGTGCAGATGCTGGGCCGCACCGCGACACGCGATGTCACGATCGGCGACGTCGACGTCCCCGCGGGGCGGCGCGTCATGCTGCTGTACGGCTCGGGCAACCGCGACGAACGCCAGTTCGGTTCCGACGCAGGCGAACTCGACGTCACCCGCCGCCCGCGGAACATCCTCACCTTCAGTCACGGCGCGCACCACTGCCTCGGCGCCGCCGCGGCACGCATGCAGTCCCGCGTCGCCCTGATCGAACTGCTTGCCCGCATCCCGGACTTCACGGTCGACGAGGACGCGATCGTCTGGTCCGGCGGGAGCTACGTGCGGCGGCCGCTGTCGGTGCCGATCACGGTGCGCTGA
- a CDS encoding DEAD/DEAH box helicase, which yields MTSPESDAPGAETTFADLQIRPEVLQAVTDVGYETPSAIQAATIPAMLEGSDVVGLAQTGTGKTAAFAIPILSKIDTDSRTTQALVLAPTRELALQVAEAFGRYGAHLRVNVLPVYGGSPYGPQLAGLKRGAQVVVGTPGRVIDHLEKGSLDLSHLDYMVLDEADEMLQMGFAEDVERILAETPEYKQVALFSATMPPAIKKITSKYLHDPVEVTVKAKTQTAENITQRYYQVSYPRKMDALTRLLEVEQGDAMIVFVRTKQATEEVAEKLRARGFAAAAINGDIAQAARERTIAQLKDGSIDILVATDVAARGLDVERISHVVNYDIPHDPESYVHRIGRTGRAGRSGTALLFVTPRERHLLNSIERVTRKKIVESQLPSVDDVNAQRVQKFRDAITEGLNAPGIDLFRKLIEGYERDHDVPMADIAAALALQSHDGGEFLMTEPPPEKRRERPERTGRDDDGPPRKRREVRDDLATYRISVGKRHKVMPGAIVGAIANEGGLHRSDFGHISIRLDYSLVELPAKLSKQTLKALEHTKIQGVPINLAPDRGPKPHRGRKHE from the coding sequence ATGACATCGCCCGAATCGGACGCCCCCGGCGCCGAGACCACCTTCGCCGACCTGCAGATTCGCCCCGAGGTACTGCAGGCGGTCACCGATGTCGGCTACGAGACCCCATCCGCGATCCAGGCCGCCACCATCCCGGCGATGCTGGAGGGTTCCGACGTCGTCGGTCTCGCCCAGACCGGCACCGGCAAGACCGCGGCCTTCGCCATCCCGATCCTGTCCAAGATCGACACCGACAGCCGCACCACCCAGGCCCTCGTGCTGGCCCCGACCCGCGAGCTGGCGCTGCAGGTCGCCGAGGCCTTCGGCCGCTACGGCGCGCACCTGCGGGTCAACGTGCTGCCGGTGTACGGCGGGTCGCCCTACGGCCCCCAGCTGGCCGGGCTGAAGCGCGGCGCGCAGGTGGTCGTCGGCACGCCCGGTCGCGTGATCGACCACCTGGAGAAGGGCAGCCTCGACCTCTCGCACCTGGACTACATGGTGCTCGACGAGGCCGACGAGATGCTGCAGATGGGCTTCGCCGAGGACGTCGAGCGCATCCTCGCCGAGACGCCCGAGTACAAGCAGGTCGCGCTGTTCTCGGCGACCATGCCGCCCGCGATCAAGAAGATCACCAGCAAGTACCTGCACGATCCGGTCGAGGTCACCGTCAAGGCGAAGACCCAGACTGCCGAGAACATCACGCAGCGCTACTACCAGGTGTCCTACCCGCGGAAGATGGACGCGCTCACCCGGCTGCTCGAGGTCGAGCAGGGCGACGCGATGATCGTGTTCGTCCGCACCAAGCAGGCCACCGAGGAGGTCGCCGAGAAGCTGCGGGCCCGCGGGTTCGCCGCGGCCGCCATCAACGGCGACATCGCCCAGGCCGCCCGCGAGCGCACCATCGCGCAGCTCAAGGACGGCTCGATCGACATCCTGGTCGCCACCGACGTCGCGGCCCGCGGTCTCGACGTCGAGCGGATCTCGCACGTCGTCAACTACGACATCCCGCACGACCCGGAGTCCTACGTGCACCGCATCGGGCGCACCGGCCGCGCCGGGCGTTCGGGCACCGCGCTGCTGTTCGTGACCCCGCGTGAGCGGCATCTGCTGAACTCCATCGAGCGCGTGACGCGCAAGAAGATCGTCGAGTCGCAGCTGCCGTCGGTAGACGACGTCAACGCCCAGCGCGTGCAGAAGTTCCGCGACGCGATCACCGAGGGCCTCAACGCACCCGGGATCGACCTGTTCCGCAAGCTGATCGAGGGTTACGAGCGCGACCACGACGTCCCGATGGCCGACATCGCCGCCGCGTTGGCGCTGCAGAGCCACGACGGCGGAGAGTTCCTGATGACGGAGCCGCCGCCGGAGAAGCGCCGCGAACGTCCCGAGCGCACCGGCCGCGACGACGACGGCCCGCCGCGCAAGCGCCGCGAGGTGCGCGACGACCTGGCCACCTACCGCATCTCGGTGGGCAAGCGGCACAAGGTGATGCCGGGCGCCATCGTCGGCGCCATCGCCAACGAGGGCGGGCTGCACCGCAGCGACTTCGGGCACATCTCGATCCGGCTGGACTACTCGCTGGTCGAGTTGCCGGCGAAGCTGAGCAAGCAGACGCTGAAGGCGTTGGAGCACACCAAGATCCAGGGCGTACCGATCAACCTGGCGCCCGACCGGGGGCCCAAGCCGCATCGAGGCAGAAAGCACGAGTGA
- a CDS encoding TetR/AcrR family transcriptional regulator, translated as MMADWLAERRGEVAAEAILDAAEALFTERGAANVGMHDIARASGCSRATLYRYFENRDALYAAYVHREAHRVFADLAERIPRTGDRSERLLAGLTTALRSVRESPALSSWFVATQRPLGGEMAERSEVIGALTESFLASLDLDDVARRARWLVRVLVSLLVFPGRNADDERTMLQQFVLPAVLAPTLLSERDSG; from the coding sequence CTGATGGCCGACTGGCTGGCCGAGCGGCGCGGCGAGGTGGCCGCCGAGGCCATCCTCGACGCCGCCGAGGCGCTGTTCACCGAGCGCGGGGCGGCGAACGTCGGGATGCACGACATCGCCCGCGCGTCGGGCTGCTCCCGGGCGACGCTGTACCGCTACTTCGAGAACCGCGACGCGCTGTACGCGGCGTACGTGCACCGCGAAGCCCACCGGGTGTTCGCCGACCTGGCCGAGCGCATCCCGCGCACCGGCGACCGCAGCGAGCGGTTGCTCGCCGGCCTGACGACTGCGCTGCGCAGCGTGCGCGAAAGCCCCGCCCTGTCCTCGTGGTTCGTCGCCACGCAGCGTCCGCTCGGCGGCGAGATGGCCGAACGCTCCGAGGTCATCGGGGCGCTCACCGAGTCCTTCCTCGCCTCGCTGGATCTCGACGACGTCGCCCGCCGCGCCCGCTGGCTGGTGCGGGTGCTGGTGTCGCTGCTGGTCTTCCCCGGCCGCAACGCCGACGACGAGCGCACGATGCTGCAGCAGTTCGTGCTGCCCGCGGTCCTCGCGCCGACACTGCTGTCAGAACGCGATTCCGGCTGA
- a CDS encoding TM0106 family RecB-like putative nuclease codes for MFLTDDRRVVYSASDLAAAARCEYALLRSFDAKLGWGPAVSADDDLLARTASLGAEHERRHLDEVRALDADVAVIGRPAYTVAGLTAAAEATRAAVERRAPAIYQAAMFDGRFVGFADFLILEDGPDGPRYRLRDTKLARSVKVEALLQLAAYADALRRSGVPVADEVDLVLGDGAVSTYRVDELLSVYLPRRDALQRLLDAHLAGGTAVDWADAGVRACFRCPECTENVRATDDLLLVAGMRVSQRARLLDAGITTVHALAQWAGPVPELSARTVAGLTAQARLQVADRTDGKPPYEVVDAQPLMVLPDADRGDLFFDFEGDPLWTVDGREWGLEYLWGVLTVNDEFTPYWAHDRASERQALTDFLAMVRKRRKRYPGMHVYHYAAYEKSTLLRLAGRYGVGEDDVDDLLRAGVLVDLYPLVRKSIRVGTESYSIKYLEPLYMGNELRSGEVTTAADSITQYAKYTALRDEGRLDDAQVVLKEIEDYNRYDCRSTRRLRDWLMARAIESEVPPRGPQPVGGEAPVPRVDVSDDVDRALCRFAGDPTEERTPEQTAVAMLAAARGYHRREDKPFWWAHFDRVNSPVEEWSHDGCVFLAESGEVVADWHQPPRARKPRRHVRLAGELASGGLDAQMYALYDPPAPAGLADDPDRRGFGLVDVVSCDDPDAPTEVVIVEKQPKDGDVFDQLPFALTPGPPIPSTPLQQSIEATASAVAAGLPALPPDAVTDILLRHPPRTVSGAGLPRTGDVADDVTAALLDLDGSYLAVHGPPGTGKTFTSARVIARLVNRHGWCVGVVAQSHAVVENLFGDVMRAGVDGARVAKKLNTTSSGWTEITNPQFAGFIADHAADGTGCVVGGTGWDFASDTKIPRRSLDLLVIEEAGQYSLANTVAVASAARNLLLLGDPQQLPQVSQGTHPEPVDHSALGWLVDGHHTLPPERGYFLDLSYRMHPAVCGPVSRLSYDGRLRSHEDVSAARRLEGVAPGVSVLTVEHDGNSTQSPEEAAAIVDATARLLGTPWTDERGTAPLEARDVLVVTPYNAQVLTVRRALDAAGLADVEVGTVDKFQGRQAPVVFVSMTASSADDVPRGVSFLLNRNRLNVAVSRAKYAAVIVRSATLTDYLPSTPHGLVDLGAFLALTSGIPG; via the coding sequence GTGTTCCTGACCGACGACCGTCGCGTCGTCTACAGCGCCTCGGATCTCGCAGCGGCCGCACGCTGCGAGTACGCGCTGCTGCGGTCGTTCGACGCGAAGCTCGGCTGGGGTCCGGCGGTGTCGGCGGACGACGACCTGCTGGCCCGCACCGCGTCGCTGGGCGCGGAGCACGAACGACGCCACCTCGACGAGGTGCGCGCGCTCGACGCCGACGTCGCGGTGATCGGCAGACCGGCCTACACCGTCGCCGGGCTGACGGCCGCCGCCGAGGCCACCCGCGCCGCCGTGGAACGGCGCGCGCCTGCCATCTACCAGGCGGCGATGTTCGACGGCCGGTTCGTCGGGTTCGCCGACTTCCTGATCCTCGAGGACGGTCCCGACGGGCCGCGCTACCGGCTGCGCGACACCAAGCTGGCCCGCTCGGTGAAGGTCGAGGCACTGCTGCAGCTCGCCGCGTACGCCGACGCGCTGCGCCGCAGCGGCGTGCCGGTGGCCGACGAGGTGGACCTCGTCCTCGGCGACGGCGCGGTGTCCACCTACCGGGTGGACGAGCTGCTGAGCGTCTACCTGCCGCGCCGCGACGCCCTGCAGCGCCTGCTCGACGCGCACCTCGCCGGCGGCACCGCCGTGGACTGGGCCGATGCCGGGGTGCGCGCCTGCTTCCGGTGCCCGGAATGCACGGAGAACGTGCGTGCCACCGACGACCTGCTGCTGGTCGCCGGGATGCGGGTGAGCCAGCGCGCCCGGCTGCTCGACGCCGGCATCACCACGGTGCACGCGCTCGCCCAGTGGGCCGGCCCGGTTCCCGAACTGTCCGCGCGCACCGTGGCGGGGCTGACGGCGCAGGCCCGCCTGCAGGTGGCCGACCGGACCGACGGCAAGCCGCCCTACGAGGTCGTCGACGCCCAGCCGCTCATGGTGCTGCCCGACGCCGACCGCGGTGACCTGTTCTTCGACTTCGAGGGCGACCCGCTGTGGACCGTCGACGGCCGCGAGTGGGGACTGGAGTACCTGTGGGGCGTCCTGACGGTGAACGACGAGTTCACCCCGTACTGGGCGCACGACCGTGCCAGCGAACGCCAAGCGCTCACCGACTTCCTGGCCATGGTCCGCAAGCGGCGCAAGCGCTACCCCGGCATGCACGTGTACCACTACGCGGCCTACGAGAAGTCGACGCTGCTGCGGCTCGCCGGCCGGTACGGCGTCGGCGAGGACGACGTCGACGACCTGCTCCGCGCGGGCGTGCTGGTCGACCTCTACCCGTTGGTGCGCAAGAGCATCCGGGTCGGCACCGAGAGCTACTCGATCAAGTACCTCGAGCCGCTGTACATGGGCAACGAGCTGCGCAGCGGCGAGGTCACCACGGCCGCCGACTCGATCACCCAGTACGCGAAGTACACCGCGCTGCGCGACGAGGGCCGCCTCGACGACGCGCAGGTGGTGCTCAAGGAGATCGAGGACTACAACCGCTACGACTGCCGCTCGACGCGCCGGTTGCGGGACTGGCTGATGGCGCGCGCCATCGAGTCCGAGGTGCCGCCGCGCGGCCCGCAGCCGGTCGGTGGCGAGGCCCCCGTCCCCCGCGTCGACGTCTCCGACGACGTCGACCGCGCCCTGTGCCGCTTCGCCGGTGACCCCACCGAGGAGCGCACCCCCGAGCAGACCGCGGTCGCCATGCTCGCCGCCGCGCGCGGGTACCACCGCCGCGAGGACAAGCCGTTCTGGTGGGCACACTTCGACCGGGTGAACAGCCCCGTGGAGGAGTGGTCGCACGATGGCTGTGTGTTCCTCGCCGAGAGCGGCGAGGTGGTCGCCGACTGGCACCAGCCGCCACGGGCGCGCAAGCCGCGGCGGCACGTGCGGCTGGCCGGCGAGCTGGCCAGCGGCGGACTCGATGCGCAGATGTACGCGCTCTACGACCCGCCCGCGCCGGCCGGGCTCGCCGACGATCCCGACCGCCGGGGTTTCGGCTTGGTCGACGTGGTGAGCTGCGACGATCCCGACGCGCCCACCGAGGTGGTGATCGTCGAGAAGCAGCCCAAGGACGGCGACGTCTTCGACCAGCTGCCGTTCGCCCTGACGCCGGGACCTCCCATCCCGAGCACGCCGCTGCAACAGTCCATCGAAGCGACCGCGTCGGCCGTCGCGGCCGGACTGCCCGCGCTGCCGCCCGACGCGGTGACCGACATCCTGCTGCGTCACCCGCCGCGCACCGTCTCCGGCGCCGGGCTCCCCCGCACCGGCGACGTGGCCGACGACGTCACCGCCGCGCTGCTGGACCTCGACGGGTCCTACCTCGCGGTGCACGGCCCGCCGGGCACCGGCAAGACGTTCACCTCGGCACGGGTGATCGCCCGGCTGGTCAACCGGCACGGCTGGTGTGTCGGCGTCGTCGCTCAGTCGCACGCCGTGGTGGAGAACCTGTTCGGCGACGTGATGCGCGCCGGAGTCGACGGCGCGCGCGTCGCCAAGAAGCTCAACACCACGAGTAGCGGCTGGACCGAGATCACCAACCCGCAGTTCGCCGGATTCATCGCCGACCACGCCGCTGACGGCACCGGCTGCGTGGTGGGCGGCACCGGCTGGGATTTCGCCAGCGACACCAAGATCCCGCGCCGGTCGCTCGACCTGCTGGTGATCGAGGAGGCCGGGCAGTACAGCCTGGCGAACACCGTCGCCGTCGCGTCGGCAGCCCGCAACCTGCTGCTGCTCGGCGACCCGCAGCAGCTGCCGCAGGTCAGTCAGGGCACGCATCCGGAACCGGTGGACCACTCCGCGCTCGGCTGGCTCGTCGACGGCCACCACACGCTGCCGCCCGAGCGCGGGTACTTCCTGGACCTCTCCTACCGCATGCACCCCGCGGTGTGCGGGCCGGTGTCGCGGCTGTCCTACGACGGCCGGCTGCGGTCGCACGAGGACGTCAGCGCCGCCCGGCGGCTCGAGGGCGTGGCACCCGGGGTCAGCGTCCTGACCGTCGAGCACGACGGCAATTCCACGCAGAGTCCCGAGGAGGCCGCCGCGATCGTCGATGCGACCGCGCGGCTGCTCGGCACCCCGTGGACCGACGAGCGCGGCACCGCGCCGCTCGAGGCGCGCGACGTCCTGGTGGTGACGCCGTACAACGCACAGGTGCTGACGGTTCGCCGGGCCCTGGACGCCGCGGGCCTCGCCGACGTCGAGGTCGGCACGGTCGACAAGTTCCAGGGCAGGCAGGCGCCGGTCGTGTTCGTGTCGATGACGGCGTCCTCGGCCGACGACGTCCCGCGCGGCGTGTCGTTCCTGCTCAACCGCAACCGGCTCAACGTCGCGGTCAGCCGGGCGAAGTACGCCGCCGTGATCGTGCGTTCGGCCACCCTCACCGACTACCTCCCGTCGACGCCGCACGGCCTGGTCGATCTCGGCGCGTTCCTGGCGCTGACGTCGGGCATCCCTGGATGA
- a CDS encoding acyltransferase family protein, with protein sequence MTSPQRRGDAAPASSSTEPDVGGLESVSTGRVSSLTGVRALAAILVVLTHAAYTTGRYTHGFEGLVYSRMEIGVPIFFVLSGFLLFGPWVRAAAQGRDAPSVRRYAWHRVRRIMPAYVVTVLAAYAVYHFRTAGPNPGHTWEGLFRNLTLTQIYTDDYLYSYLHQGLTQMWSLAVEAAFYVALPLLAWVLLVGLCRRRWRPGLLLAGLAALALVTPAWLTLVHLTSFLPDGARLWLPTYLAWFIGGMLLAVWRETGARAYAAICIPLAVVCYVIASTPIAGAPTTSPAQLYEGLAKAAFYAVIATLVVAPLALGDRGLYGRAMASRPMVFLGEISYEIFLIHLVTMELVMVELLRYPIYTGSTWWLFFWTMVVSVPLAWLLHRFTRVRT encoded by the coding sequence GTGACGTCGCCCCAGCGCCGGGGCGACGCGGCCCCGGCGAGTTCGTCGACCGAGCCCGACGTGGGCGGCCTGGAGTCGGTGAGCACCGGCCGGGTGTCGTCGTTGACGGGCGTCCGCGCGCTCGCCGCGATCCTGGTGGTGCTCACCCACGCCGCGTACACCACCGGGCGCTACACCCACGGCTTCGAGGGTCTGGTCTACTCCCGCATGGAGATCGGAGTGCCGATCTTCTTCGTGCTCTCCGGGTTCCTGCTGTTCGGTCCGTGGGTGCGCGCGGCGGCGCAGGGCCGCGACGCGCCGTCGGTGCGGCGCTACGCCTGGCACCGGGTGCGGCGCATCATGCCCGCCTACGTCGTGACGGTGCTCGCGGCGTACGCGGTGTACCACTTCCGCACGGCCGGACCGAATCCCGGGCACACCTGGGAGGGGCTGTTCCGCAACCTCACGCTGACCCAGATCTACACCGACGACTACCTGTACTCCTATCTGCACCAGGGGCTGACGCAGATGTGGAGCCTCGCCGTGGAGGCCGCGTTCTACGTGGCGCTGCCCTTGCTGGCGTGGGTGCTGCTGGTGGGGCTGTGTCGGCGGCGGTGGCGGCCGGGCCTGCTGCTGGCGGGCCTCGCGGCGCTGGCCCTGGTGACCCCGGCGTGGCTGACGCTGGTGCACCTGACGTCGTTCCTGCCCGACGGCGCACGGCTGTGGTTGCCGACGTACCTGGCGTGGTTCATCGGCGGCATGCTGCTGGCGGTGTGGCGCGAGACCGGTGCCCGCGCCTACGCGGCGATCTGCATCCCGCTGGCGGTCGTCTGCTACGTCATCGCGTCGACGCCGATCGCCGGAGCGCCCACGACGTCGCCCGCCCAGCTCTACGAGGGACTGGCGAAGGCCGCGTTCTACGCCGTGATCGCGACGCTGGTGGTGGCGCCGCTGGCTCTGGGGGACCGGGGCCTGTACGGCCGGGCAATGGCCAGCCGGCCCATGGTGTTCCTCGGCGAGATCTCCTACGAGATCTTCCTGATCCACCTCGTCACCATGGAACTGGTGATGGTCGAGCTGCTGCGCTACCCGATCTACACCGGGTCGACGTGGTGGCTGTTCTTCTGGACCATGGTCGTGTCCGTGCCGCTGGCGTGGCTGCTGCACCGATTCACCCGGGTGCGCACCTGA
- a CDS encoding SDR family oxidoreductase, whose product MIVVTSAAGGVGRPLVRGLAADHHQVRAFVKNEDQARRSRADGATDVVIGDLRRPGDLESALREASRIYHAAPTQLIDELPVIERLIAAARTEHLDHVVFHSVIHPDIAELPHHRQKLLAERALRDSGLPVTILRPSHYMQNVLEFWDFFGAGLLPYPTSPDSPMGLVDVEDIAAAAAHVLTHPEGHVGQTYDLSTVELTRREMARIWSRVLDHPMTAVRLPPESLTNPLSAVGSFGPALVQSLVSTRLRSVPHIVRGLRAAPNARGFRSWPADAQDTYLRMMRYYDVHGLPAGDFADLPKVLPRPAIDYEQFARRTAAERGVATA is encoded by the coding sequence ATGATCGTGGTGACCAGTGCAGCGGGCGGTGTCGGACGTCCGCTGGTTCGCGGCCTGGCGGCCGACCACCACCAGGTGCGGGCCTTCGTGAAGAACGAGGACCAAGCACGACGATCACGGGCCGACGGCGCGACCGACGTCGTGATCGGAGACCTTCGCCGCCCCGGCGATCTCGAATCGGCACTCCGCGAAGCGAGTCGGATCTATCACGCTGCTCCGACCCAGCTCATCGACGAACTCCCGGTGATCGAACGATTGATCGCAGCAGCCCGAACCGAGCACCTGGACCACGTCGTGTTCCACTCGGTGATTCATCCCGACATCGCCGAACTCCCCCACCACCGCCAGAAACTGTTGGCGGAGCGCGCGTTGCGGGATTCCGGGCTGCCCGTGACGATCCTCCGCCCCTCGCACTACATGCAGAACGTCCTGGAGTTCTGGGACTTCTTCGGTGCGGGGCTGCTCCCGTACCCGACCTCACCGGACAGCCCGATGGGACTGGTCGACGTCGAGGACATCGCTGCCGCGGCGGCCCACGTCTTGACCCATCCCGAGGGTCACGTCGGCCAGACCTATGACCTGTCCACCGTCGAACTCACCCGTCGCGAGATGGCGCGCATCTGGAGCCGAGTGCTCGACCACCCGATGACCGCCGTTCGGCTGCCCCCGGAGTCGTTGACGAACCCACTGTCGGCCGTGGGATCGTTCGGTCCCGCACTCGTGCAGTCACTGGTGTCGACCAGGCTCCGGTCCGTCCCCCACATCGTTCGCGGGCTCCGAGCCGCACCGAATGCCCGTGGTTTCCGGAGCTGGCCGGCCGACGCCCAGGACACGTACCTGCGGATGATGAGGTACTACGACGTGCACGGGCTGCCCGCCGGCGATTTCGCTGACCTGCCGAAGGTGTTGCCGCGGCCGGCCATCGACTACGAGCAGTTCGCGCGCCGTACCGCGGCAGAACGCGGTGTCGCCACTGCCTAG